A part of Xenopus tropicalis strain Nigerian chromosome 4, UCB_Xtro_10.0, whole genome shotgun sequence genomic DNA contains:
- the LOC116410519 gene encoding collagen alpha-1(III) chain-like has translation MEGCAYKALTRDPDKRNSPVKEKEPLYFSRGETGQRGEPPGRNWAARGTPGEKLGSGGSPRGETGQRGEPPGRNWAARGNPGEKLGSGGSPRGETGQRGEPPGRSWEARGAPGEELGSGGNPREGAGQRGEPPGRSWAAGGTPGEELGSTGSPRGGAGQRGEPPGRSWAAWGAPGKELGSAGSPRGGAGQRGEPPGRSWAARGAPGEELGSGGSPRGGAGQRGEPPGRSWAARGAPGEELGSGGNPRGGAGQRGEPPGRSWAARGAPGEELGSRGEPPGRSWAARGAPGEELGSAGSPRGGAGQQGGAPGEELGSGGSPRGETGQRGETPGRNWAARGDPGEKLGSAGSPRGEAGQRGAPPGRSWAAGGAPGKELGSAGDPREGAGQRGEPPGRSWAAWGAPGKELGSGGSPRGGAGQRGEPPGRSWAAGGAPGEELGSAGSPGEELGSAGSPGEELGSELGSGGSPREGAGQRGEPPGRSWAAGGAPGEELGSAGSPRGGAGQRGEPPGRSWASGGAPGEELGSAGSPRGGAGQRGEPQRRSWAAGGAPGEELGSAGSPRGGAGQRGEPPGRSWAARGAPEEELGSAGSPRGGAGHCGEPPGRRWAARGAPGEELGSAGSPRGGAGQRGEPPGRSWAARGAPGEELGSAGSPRGGAGQRGEPQRRSWAARGPPGEALGSAGSPRGGAGQRGEPPGRRWAARGAPGEALGSAGRPRGGAGEPPGRRWAAQGTPGEVLGMGWVLR, from the exons ATACTTCTCCCGGGGAGAAACTGGGCAGCGCGGGGAACCCCCGGGGAGAAACTGGGCAGCGCGGGGAACCCCCGGGGAGAAACTGGGCAGCGGGGGGAGCCCCCGGGGAGAAACTGGGCAGCGGGGGGAGCCCCCGGGGAGAAACTGGGCAGCGCGGGGAAACCCCGGGGAGAAACTGGGCAGCGGGGGGAGCCCCCGGGGAGAAACTGGGCAGCGCGGGGAGCCCCCGGGAAGGAGCTGGGAAGCGCGGGGAGCCCCCGGGGAGGAGCTGGGCAGCGGGGGGAACCCCCGGGAAGGAGCTGGGCAGCGCGGGGAGCCCCCGGGAAGGAGCTGGGCAGCGGGGGGAACCCCCGGGGAGGAGCTGGGCAGCACGGGGAGCCCCCGGGGAGGAGCTGGGCAGCGCGGGGAGCCCCCGGGGAGGAGCTGGGCAGCGTGGGGAGCCCCCGGGAAGGAGCTGGGCAGCGCGGGGAGCCCCCGGGGAGGAGCTGGGCAGCGGGGGGAACCCCCGGGGAGGAGCTGGGCAGCGCGGGGAGCCCCCGGGGAGGAGCTGGGCAGCGGGGGGAGCCCCCGGGGAGGAGCTGGGCAGCGCGGGGAGCCCCCGGGAAGGAGCTGGGCAGCGCGGGGAGCCCCCGGGGAGGAGCTGGGCAGCGGGGGGAACCCCCGGGGAGGAGCTGGGCAGCGCGGGGAGCCCCCGGGGAGGAGCTGGGCAGCGCGGGGAGCCCCCGGGGAGGAGCTGGGCAGCAGGGGGGAGCCCCCGGGGAGGAGCTGGGCAGCGCGGGGAGCCCCCGGGGAGGAGCTGGGCAGCGCGGGGAGCCCCCGGGGAGGAGCTGGGCAGCAGGGGGGAGCCCCCGGGGAGGAGCTGGGCAGCGGGGGGAGCCCCCGGGGAGAAACTGGGCAGCGCGGGGAGACCCCGGGGAGAAACTGGGCAGCGCGGGGAGACCCCGGGGAGAAACTGGGCAGCGCGGGGAGCCCCCGGGGAGAAGCTGGGCAGCGGGGGGCGCCCCCGGGGAGAAGCTGGGCAGCGGGGGGAGCCCCCGGGAAGGAGCTGGGAAGCGCGGGGGACCCCCGGGAAGGAGCTGGGCAGCGGGGGGAGCCCCCGGGAAGGAGCTGGGCAGCGTGGGGAGCCCCCGGGAAGGAGCTGGGCAGCGGGGGGAGCCCCCGGGGAGGAGCTGGGCAGCGCGGGGAGCCCCCGGGGAGGAGCTGGGCAGCGGGGGGAGCCCCCGGGGAGGAGCTGGGCAGCGCGGGGAGCCCCGGGGAGGAGCTGGGCAGCGCGGGGAGCCCCGGGGAGGAGCTGGGCAGC GAGCTGGGCAGCGGGGGGAGCCCCCGGGAAGGAGCTGGGCAGCGTGGGGAGCCCCCGGGAAGGAGCTGGGCAGCGGGGGGAGCCCCCGGGGAGGAGCTGGGCAGCGCGGGGAGCCCCCGGGGAGGAGCTGGGCAGCGCGGGGAGCCCCCGGGGAGGAGCTGGGCAAGCGGGGGAGCCCCCGGGGAGGAGCTGGGCAGCGCGGGGAGCCCCCGGGGAGGAGCTGGGCAGCGCGGGGAGCCCCAGAGGAGGAGCTGGGCAGCGGGGGGAGCCCCCGGGGAGGAGCTGGGCAGCGCGGGGAGCCCCAGAGGAGGAGCTGGGCAGCGCGGGGAGCCCCCGGGGAGGAGCTGGGCAGCGCGGGGAGCCCCAGAGGAGGAGCTGGGCAGCGCGGGGAGCCCCCGGGGAGGCGCTGGGCATTGCGGGGAGCCCCCGGGGAGGCGCTGGGCAGCGCGGGGAGCCCCCGGGGAGGAGCTGGGCAGCGCGGGGAGCCCCCGGGGAGGAGCTGGGCAGCGCGGGGAGCCCCCGGGGAGGAGCTGGGCAGCGCGGGGAGCCCCCGGGGAGGAGCTGGGCAGCGCGGGGAGCCCCAGAGGAGGAGCTGGGCAGCGCGGGGAGCCCCAGAGGAGGAGCTGGGCAGCGCGGGGACCCCCCGGGGAGGCGCTGGGCAGCGCGGGGAGCCCCCGGGGAGGCGCTGGGCAGCGCGGGGAACCCCCGGGGAGGCGCTGGGCAGCGCGGGGAGCCCCCGGGGAGGCGCTGGGCAGCGCGGGGAGACcccggggaggagctggggagcCCCCGGGGAGGCGCTGGGCAGCGCAGGGAACCCCTGGGGAGGTGCTGGGCATGGGCTGGGTGCTCAGATGA